The Osmerus eperlanus chromosome 20, fOsmEpe2.1, whole genome shotgun sequence DNA segment TACAGAATCTGGATGCTCGATATGCACCTGTCTCCACCATACATGAccattggacagtctctcgctcactctaaatacaaaatccccgatttccggaCACTCCCGGAACTtctgggagacttgggatgtctgggaTAGGGATCAAACCGATGGCTTTATGGGTGGATGGACACCTAAGCTAACATAACCTTACCCGTGTGCAGCAGTGGTGCGGTCAGCCCGTAGTGCGTCAAACAAGTAGAGCTCTTCCAACAGACGGACACTGTCCTCCGCTGCTGCCTTGGGGTTAGGTGCCTGGAATGAAAACCACTATGAGCATATTGACCTACTGCCTCCTGCAGACCGGTGGATAACAGAATACACTGTTACAAGCTGCGTGCCTTATGAAAGTAGATGTATCCTTGTGTAAGCTCATCTGATCCTTCACCAGAGAAGATGACCACGCTGTCTGTCTTCTCCCGGATGTACTTTGACACCAGGAACATGCCTATAGAGACAGGATAGAAAAAtaaggtgggggttgggggaggtagaggggtcaATAATATGTCCTTCCTGTTTTGTGTTCCTGGTTTTCTTGCGTAGTGTTTTAATGCCACCTAGAGGACAATACACACATGTACTATTCCATAATAAGTCAAATAAGATAGTTGGTTTGTCTGTTGTACCATTACAACAAACATTAAAGGCTAGCCCTCATACAATAGCTTATCCAATAACTCTGGAAGGTTGTTTCAGTTGAATGGCTTTTAGTTCCCATCAGATTCAACCAAACTGTAGGAAAAAGAATGTAGCCAGCAAGTACATTGTCAATAAAAATTTGGTGGCTCATTTACCTCTTCAGAGTTTTCCCCAAACAAACTTAATTCACCCAAAGCACAGGACAACATATGAGATGTAGGACTACTTAGTGCAAAAAGCCCTCGTCTGCTCTGTTTCCATGACAACGGGACACCGAGTTCTCTCACCAACTGAGGCTCGTACGGTGGTGATGTCATAGGTCTCCAGGTGGAGAATGACTTTGTCCACAGCTTGAAGGCCCTCCTCTGCAGTGAAGTTCACCTCATGATGCTCACTGCCAATATGAGCCGCCACCTATTGGGCCAATCCCCCCAAACAAAAGCTGTTTTCTGAAGGTAGGACAGGTGGAACCTTTTCATAACCGAGGTTTGATGAAGGGGTTTTACCTTGCGAGCAGCCAGGATATCTGGACTATCCTCAGCCCCAATGGCAAATGTCTGGATGGGGTATTTTAACTTCTCCTCTTTGGACAGTTTTACAAGTGTTGCTGCAACCAGGCTGGAATCTAGGCCACCTGATAAAAGATTATTTGCACCATATGTTCAAGTTGGAACATATTTTATGTCAACAGCTGAATGAATGCCTACCGAAAAGTCTGGAAGGGCCACTGTACCGGACAGAAGACATCCAATTCTCCTATGAGCCATTAGGCGTTTCCGCACAGCATTCTCAAACAAAGTCCGAATGTTGCTCTTCACAGTGTCCTTGTCAAAACCTGCAGAAGGAACAACAGGACCAAAGCATTATACAAAGGGCCTGTTTGTACCAAACATGGCAGAATCCAACAAAAAAATTACTCAAAGATTGACATTGTGTGTATTGTAGCAAACCAGGGGAAACCAGCCAATCCGGCACagagggcgggtccatgggcttAGATTGGGGGAGGTGATAGAGGGAGTCTATCTGCCTGTTGAAGTGCTGCAGCGACTTGGCACATGGCACTGGTCACACCTGCAGCCCATCAGGTGATCAGGGGAAGGCATTAAGGGAGCCAGCCCAAGGCCGCATGAGAGGAAAGTGAGGAACAAAGGACCAGGGAGGCAACCCTGCAGGAGTGTTGTCCAGGAAGGAGATCGGCTGGACAAAGGACTGACCTCTCTCTGCTCTAAACCCCCCACAGGACAACACCGCATGAAGGCTGACAGACCCCGGACTTGAAGAATCCTGAGTTACAGTTTGTCCCACTACCCTTCTCCTGACATCAGTTATTAAAGGACACTTTATGTTACAGCTAATTGTCTCTGAGTCTCCTATTTCATTGTGAATCTGGCTTTCAAGTCCCCTGGGTTGCTACAGTATGCAGTACCTGAAGAAAGACTCTCCACACTGTCATAGATGGCATGTTTGGGTTCATCAGAGCAGCAGTGGAAGCGGGTCATCTGAAGGGAATCCACCTTCCCAGAGGGCTTCAGGTTGAACTCCTCGAAGTGGCCCGGGAGGAAAGGAGTAATCTTAGCAGGACTGGACATGGAGTGTGTGATCTGGGTCAGGCCTGTGGAATGTACACATGAACAGAAAAGTTGattatttttgggggggacTTGCAAAACATTGATCAGACCACAGCTACAGAAATATACAGCACTGCCTCCTCTTTATAGACAAGTTACCAAGCTTGAGTTCTGGAAAAGGCAAGTCAGTCACACTTAAGTCACTAAAAACCTAAACCTCTTGAGTTAAAACCCTGTGAGTTATGAGCAAAAGCTGAACTTGGGGTGTTTAATTACTCTTTAAAATTCAAGTTACAGTTGTTAAAATACTGGTGCAAAACTGCAGATTACAACACCAGTTACCTTTGGCCTCGGAGCAGACTGCCAGAAACCCGTTGTCCGTCAGAAGTCTGAACAACGGACGCACACCATACGTGTCCCTCCCCAGATAAACCTTCCTGTTGGCGGTGTCTAGCAGGACAAAGGCAAACACTCCGTCCAGGAGGGAAGCCATCTTCTGGATGCCAAACCTGTCATAGAGGTGGAGCAGGACCTCACCGTCCACGTTAGTCTGGCAGTCAAATTCAAACTGCTTCTTCAGCTAAGAGTTGGAAAGGTGGAAGCAAAACAACATAACCTTGTGAAAAAGCAGAATAATTTAATAATGATAATTAGTACCAAATAAGGTAGGCTATGTAGAAAAGCACCATATAATATTTTAATAACATGTACACTATAAGAACAAATGCAATCTAACAAACTTCCATTCTTGCCCTCAACTCATTAAAACAAGCAGAGTACCTTGATCAACTTCCAGACAATAGATAACTTAATGGCTTCCCTACCGTATGGTGGTTGTAGATCTCCCCATTGTAGCACAGCCACAAGAACGGAAACTTCTTGATGCGGAGCGGCTGCATTCCGTAGAGTGGGTCCACAATTGCCAAGCGATGAAACCCAAAGCAGCAGTTTGTGTGGCCGTTAACATTCTCAAAACGAAAAGCATCAGGACCTCTATGGGCGATCTTCATGGCATTGGTGCACTGAACTGACAGACACTCATCGCTGCCAAACAAAGCCCATATTCCACACATTTTGAGTCTGGAATAAGAAATAGACGTTATTGGGTGGGGTTGCAATGAACTAAAATAACTTTAATTGCTTGTGTAATATTATCGATTTTGCATCAGATAATTGCATCAGAAAATCTGATGCAATTGTCCCCTATTAAGAAAGCCTAACTATTATTTCGGTAGCCTACTCATCACAGACTCCCGTGTGATTTCATTCATTACTGGACAATAATAAACATTTGGTGGGTTATTTCCTGTAAATAAGTCTAGGGTTATTTCATGAGTCAATATCATGTGGCTGAAATACTTCATTGAATGCTCGCCCATGCCGGTGGATTGCAACCTATGATTGCTGATACTAGCTCCATTATCTACGTACAACTTGCCCTAATACAAATATTTTGtaacaaaaagagaaaaacgGCAATCCCCTACCTTGCGCGTGGACTAATCCCTTCAGTGATGGACTGATATAACGCTGTTTGATTTTAACAATGTATCACAAGGATTGACTGATGCTACAAGAATTACCCTCCACTCAAACACGTTTTCAGTTCCGTGATCAGCTGAAGTGATGCAACGAATCGGATCACAGCTCTTTAGAGAGGCGTGGTTTtggtccgtgtactttgcggccaatggatttgtactttgcggccaatggattttcgttttgaaattagAAATCAAAATCGGGAAAAGAtctgtttcccgactaccatttagaaataggaaaacggaaaatgggtagttttccgttttttgtttcgataatagaaaacggaaaacaaaaaaacaacccgttatctgattttctttgatgtgcttaaacatggaaatcgggaattaaaattgtgtgtggaaatctcctttctcaattttgcatagattttagtgttgtgacccggaagttgctcccacgagcttgacagtcacatattcaggatgtcagcacAGGGCGCGATGCcatttgtatggaagcaaatcagtgacatgttttgaattttaaaaggcattgaatactttgaataatttaaacaacaccgaattcacatatttcaatgaaaaaaaaaaatctgacccAAAAATTCAAGACTCGGaaattcattttattttttatggaaGTGCTGATCAAACCACAGCTTTGTAGCACTACATAAATATGTAGTACTTGTTACATGTTTATAAACCAAGCCTGCAGCCAGAATAAAAGACTAATAAAAATAATCACGTGGGATAGTTAAGAGATTGAAAGGCAGTTCGTCAGCATCCTGTTGGTCCAAGTCTGTGATCTAGGCAGGCTTGACACCAAGTCTGTTGCACTCCAGTCAGAAGGCTACAACAATGTCCATGTCTCCCAACACTTACATGAACCCACACAGAACAGGAGGAGTTGCTCTTGATAAAAACTAAACTAATGAGTTACAACACACTGCGGCAGTCTTGCATCGGTGAAAGAGGGGATTGTAACTGGCGGGATGGACAGCTGACATTCAGGTAGAGGCACGGTTGGGTCACTGGTCCTTCTCTGACGTGTAGAAGGACAGGGTTCTGGCCGAGGGGTCAGTGGCGTCGATCCAGCGGGGCATCCAGTAGTGGGACAGCCAGTCGGATCGACCTGGGAAGTGCTTCTCAAAGATCTGCCTGTAATGGTAGGCCTCTTTGGTCTTCGGGGTGAGGTGAGAAAATGTTTTGTGTGCCTTCTCAAGCTGGGAGTCGTTAACCTTGTTATACAGAGAAAACATGTAGTAAGAAGCTTGTAAAGAACAGCATGTTTTTGATGTATGTGTTATCAAGAATGTATACCTCAGACTCCAGGTGTTCTTGCAGGCTGGTGTACCAAGACTTCTTCACGGATGTCATGCCGTCACTGAAGGCTTCCTTGCGTCTCCACAGGATGTCCTCTGGAATCAGGTTCAGTCCTTTGAACGAGTCCCTTAGAAGGTGCTTCTCCACACCATCCTGGCCCAGCAGAATGTACAATACAGTCAATCAACACTTCAACAACATGCTACCTTCCATCTTGCTAGTGTCTTGTACCATTTCTTCACCCCAAAACATGGATAAAGTAAGTATTGGTGAAAAAGTAGAGCGTGGATGAGGACACTAACCTTGGGAATCCTCATTTCTTCAGGTAGGGAGAGGTAGTAAGCAGTAAACCTGTGGTCCAGGAATGGCACTCTGAGCTCCAGACTGGaaacagagaggaaagggagagaaagaggagatacTTGATTAATGTACAGAATCTGGATGCGCGATATGCACCTGTCTCCAATACATGAccattggacagtctctcgctcgctctaaatacaaaatcccagaTTTCCGGACACTCCCGGAACTtctgggagacttgggatgtctgggaTAGGGAATTAATTGGTGGTCAAATAAATAATGAATGGGAGGATAGGGATCAAACCGATGGCTTTATGGGTGGATGGACACCTAAGCTAACATAACCTTACCCGTGTGCAGCAGTGGTGCGGTCAGCCCGTAGTGCGTCAAACAAGTAGAGCTCTTCCAACAGACGGACACTGTCCTCCGCTGCTGCCTTGGGGTTGGGTGCCTGGAATGAAAACCACTATGAGCATATTGACCTACTGCCTCCTACAGACCGGTGGATAACAGAATACACTGTTACAAGCTGCGTGCCTTATGAAAGTAGATGTATCCTTGTGTTAGCTCATCTGATCCTTCACCAGAGAAGATGACCAcgctgtctgtcttctcttggATATACTTGGATACCAGATACATGCCTACAGAGACAGGATCAGAAAGAGAaggtgggggtgggaagggtcaATAATGTGTCCCGCCTGCTTCTTGTTTGTGTTGGTTGTCTTACATAGGAATGTACGCCACCTTGTATGGAAAGCCCTTTTAACATTTAATCAGTAGGTCTAAACTAGTAGCGATTCAGATTTCACTAGTGGAAATTACATTTTCATATCCCCCCTTCACCAAAAAGCTAGTTGGTTTGTCTGTTCAGGAGCATTATTATCAAACATTAAAGACAATCCCTTTTCCAATAGTTTATCCaaggaaggaaaggaaaagGAATGTAGCCTGCCTGAACTCAATAAGCTGAGGTCAGCAAGCACATTTAAATAAACTGTAGGTTAATGATGTTCCAAATCAGATTTAGTCCCAAACAAATTTAAGCCTTCGTCTGCTCTGTTTCCATGACAACGGAACACCGAGTTCTCTCACCAACTGAGGCTCGTACGGTGGTGATGTCATAGGTCTCCAGGTGGAGAATGACTTCGTCCACAGCTTGAAGGCCCTCCTCTGCAGTGAAGTTCACCTCATGATGCTCACTGCCAATATGAGCCGCCACCTATTGGGCCAATCCCCCCAAACAAAAGCTGTTTTCTGAAGGTAGGACAGGTGGAACCTTTTCATAACCGAGGTTTGATGAAGGGGTTTTACCTTGCGAGCAGCCAGGATATCTGGACTATCCTCAGCCCCAATGGCAAATGTCTGGATGGGGTATTTTAACTTCTCCTCTTTGGACAGTTTTACAAGTGTTGCTGCAACCAGGCTGGAATCTAGGCCACCTGATAAAAGATTATTTGCACCGTATGTTCAAATTGGAACATATTTTATGTCAACAGCTGAATGATTGGCTACCGAAAAGTCTGGAAGGGCCACTGTACCGGACAGAAGACATCCAATTCTCCTATGAGCCATTAGGCGTTTCCGCACAGCATTCTCAAACAAAGTCCGAATGTTGCTCTTCACAGTGTCCTTGTCAAAACCTGCAGAAGGAACAACAGGACCAAAGTCAAGtcagttttatttataaagcacatttaaaaacagccaatgccgaccaaagtgctgtacaaaatcatcaaatagggaaaaacaacaataaataagaacaacagacaaacaacacaattacagtAAGCACGAGTGACCCTAAACTGACTCGAAAGCCAAAGAATAAAAATTGGTTTTAAGACGAGACTTAAATGTCTCAGTTTATTCCACCAAAGCATCATACAAAAGGCCTGTTTGTACCAAACATGGCAGAATAGAACAGAAATAACTCAAAGATTTACATTGTGTAAATGCAGTACCTGAAGAAAGACTCTCCACACTGTCATAGATGGCATGTTTGGGTTCATCAGAGCAGCAGTGGAAGCGGGTCATCTGAAGGGAATCCACCTTCCCAGAGGGCTTCAGGTTGAACTCCTCGAAGTGGCCCGGGAGGAAAGGAGTGATCTTAGCAGGACTGGACATGGAGTGTGTGATCTGGGTCAGGCCTGTGGAATGTACACAGAAAATGTGAttattagggggggggggggggggggaatattcAAAACATTGATCAAGTCACAGCTCAGAAATATAAAGCACTGCTTCCTCCCTACAGAAGCTGCCAAGCTTGAGTTCTGGAAAAAGGCAAGTCAGACACAGTAGTAACTAAACACTAAAACTTCTGGTTGAGTTAAAACCCAATTTTCATCTGAAAGCAGTTACTGAAAATATGAGGGTCAGCTAAAAGTGGAGTGTAAATGTAACAGTGCAAAACTGCAGATTCCAAAACCAGTTACCTTTGGCCTCGGAGCAGACTGCCAGAAACCCGTTGTCCGTCAGAAGTCTGAACAACGGACGCACACCATACGTGTCCCTCCCCAGATAAACCTTCCTGTTGGCGGTGTCTAGCAGGACAAAGGCAAACACTCCGTCCAGGAGGGAAGCCATCTTCTGGATGCCAAACCTGTCATAGAGGTGGAGCAGGA contains these protein-coding regions:
- the asns gene encoding asparagine synthetase [glutamine-hydrolyzing]; the encoded protein is MCGIWALFGSDECLSVQCTNAMKIAHRGPDAFRFENVNGHTNCCFGFHRLAIVDPLYGMQPLRIKKFPFLWLCYNGEIYNHHTLKKQFEFDCQTNVDGEVLLHLYDRFGIQKMASLLDGVFAFVLLDTANRKVYLGRDTYGVRPLFRLLTDNGFLAVCSEAKGLTQITHSMSSPAKITPFLPGHFEEFNLKPSGKVDSLQMTRFHCCSDEPKHAIYDSVESLSSGFDKDTVKSNIRTLFENAVRKRLMAHRRIGCLLSGGLDSSLVAATLVKLSKEEKLKYPIQTFAIGAEDSPDILAARKVAAHIGSEHHEVNFTAEEGLQAVDKVILHLETYDITTVRASVGMFLVSKYIREKTDSVVIFSGEGSDELTQGYIYFHKAPNPKAAAEDSVRLLEELYLFDALRADRTTAAHGLELRVPFLDHRFTAYYLSLPEEMRIPKDGVEKHLLRDSFKGLNLIPEDILWRRKEAFSDGMTSVKKSWYTSLQEHLESEVNDSQLEKAHKTFSHLTPKTKEAYHYRQIFEKHFPGRSDWLSHYWMPRWIDATDPSARTLSFYTSEKDQ
- the LOC134040624 gene encoding asparagine synthetase [glutamine-hydrolyzing]-like; protein product: MCGIWALFGSDECLSVQCINAMKISHRGPDAFRFENVNGHTNCCFGFHRLAIVDPLYGMQPLRIKKFPFLWLCYNGEIYNHHTLKKQFEFDCQTNVDGEVLLHLYDRFGIQKMASLLDGVFAFVLLDTANRKVYLGRDTYGVRPLFRLLTDNGFLAVCSEAKGLTQITHSMSSPAKITPFLPGHFEEFNLKPSGKVDSLQMTRFHCCSDEPKHAIYDSVESLSSGFDKDTVKSNIRTLFENAVRKRLMAHRRIGCLLSGGLDSSLVAATLVKLSKEEKLKYPIQTFAIGAEDSPDILAARKVAAHIGSEHHEVNFTAEEGLQAVDEVILHLETYDITTVRASVGMYLVSKYIQEKTDSVVIFSGEGSDELTQGYIYFHKAPNPKAAAEDSVRLLEELYLFDALRADRTTAAHGLELRVPFLDHRFTAYYLSLPEEMRIPKDGVEKHLLRDSFKGLNLIPEDILWRRKEAFSDGMTSVKKSWYTSLQEHLESEVNDSQLEKAHKTFSHLTPKTKEAYHYRQIFEKHFPGRSDWLSHYWMPRWIDATDPSARTLSFYTSEKDQ